The Streptomyces sp. Alt3 genome has a segment encoding these proteins:
- a CDS encoding TetR/AcrR family transcriptional regulator C-terminal domain-containing protein, whose translation MTTEPPYLRIAGEIRRRIESGELGPGDPVPSTRRITQEWGVAMATATKALGALNQEGLVRAVPGVGTVVAESGRERATTPARQLSRELVIRTAIELVDAEGLAALSMRRIATEFGTSTMALYRHVPSKGELVRLMAEAVFGSGPTGPRPTGWRPHLEREARWLWKQYARHPWLARSVAGLTRPMASPNAMQYTERVLAGLAGLGLTPEQMLHIHLTILGYAQGIAMAVELESQARQDSGMTAEEWMTSMEPRMAAVQTTAAYPVLSTFFGTDDFELELGTLFEFGLARVLDGVEGLVEGARPGVRP comes from the coding sequence ATGACGACCGAACCGCCCTACCTCCGCATCGCCGGGGAGATCCGCCGCCGCATCGAGTCGGGCGAGCTGGGCCCGGGCGATCCGGTCCCCTCCACCCGCCGGATCACGCAGGAGTGGGGCGTGGCGATGGCCACCGCGACGAAGGCCCTCGGGGCGCTGAACCAGGAGGGACTGGTGCGGGCGGTGCCCGGCGTCGGCACGGTGGTCGCGGAGAGCGGCCGAGAACGCGCCACCACGCCTGCCCGCCAGCTGAGCCGGGAACTCGTCATCCGCACGGCGATAGAGCTCGTGGACGCGGAGGGCCTCGCAGCCCTCTCGATGCGGCGCATCGCGACGGAGTTCGGCACGTCCACCATGGCGCTCTACCGCCACGTCCCGAGCAAGGGCGAACTGGTCCGCCTGATGGCGGAAGCGGTGTTCGGCAGCGGCCCGACAGGCCCCCGCCCGACGGGCTGGCGCCCCCACCTGGAACGGGAGGCCCGCTGGCTGTGGAAGCAGTACGCCCGCCACCCCTGGCTGGCCCGCTCCGTGGCCGGCCTCACCCGCCCGATGGCCTCCCCGAACGCGATGCAGTACACGGAACGGGTCCTGGCAGGCCTGGCCGGCCTCGGCCTCACCCCGGAACAGATGCTGCACATCCACCTCACGATCCTCGGCTACGCCCAGGGAATCGCGATGGCCGTCGAGCTGGAGTCCCAGGCACGCCAGGACAGCGGCATGACGGCGGAGGAGTGGATGACGTCGATGGAACCCCGCATGGCCGCCGTCCAGACGACCGCGGCCTACCCGGTCCTGTCCACGTTCTTCGGCACCGACGACTTCGAGCTGGAACTGGGCACCCTCTTCGAATTCGGCCTGGCGCGGGTGCTGGACGGGGTGGAGGGGCTGGTGGAGGGGGCCAGGCCCGGCGTGAGGCCGTGA
- a CDS encoding Z1 domain-containing protein, giving the protein MTDHLFNLHGDVLASLRRGPKAFARLALAHSESDEPADIDLGHFRDRLVAAGPGDELVALWHRTLTAWDLAEQTDWSDAPARTDARRTDILDRLGFGADLRKALDEAVPVFKEPGATVISKEFTSWYSRDAAAARAFYWNSYEQTLRGKGWSDAAVSSLDEASHAVVERLSDPTRTEAYGSRGLVVGYVQSGKTANFTGVTAKAIDAGYRLVIILGGTLNLLRGQTQRRLDMELIGRENILRGTDPADTDALIGVDYQDDEDWPAKFVSHGGRPSTLGSFDIERLTTRDNDYKSLETGIRALEFDKQDRTQPLYSPDNLHHAAARVMVVKKNSSVLAKLIKDLKKIGPILSEVPTLIIDDESDQASVNTTDPKKWEDGKVARKAINGQITQLLGLLPRAQYVGYTATPFANVFVDPGDEEDIFPRDFLISLPRPTGYMGVQDFHDLESDGTAEETHVRGIYDDTGDRLQEALDAFVLTGALKLYRADRDVPAGPFRHHTMLVHESVQQREHAALALRINSMWHRSAYTGQEGHARLSALLASDFQRFADDGLPTPMSYDDLRPYVSRARQLINSGGEPVIIVNGATERDYEQAELDFDRTPHVWKILVGGTKLSRGFTIEGLTVTYYRRLAQQADTLMQMGRWFGFRPGYRDLVRLYIGREEPMGKKKTVDLYEAFEAICRDEETFRAQLTRYATLVDGKPQITPAQIPPLVSQHLSWLKPAARNKMFNAELVEIRSPGQPIEPAAYPADAAATRRNTERWRPLLNALGSAPVTLTNPSDNTSSLSRNFSALTATISHAELVSLLSALEWDRPELFRPHLTYLAQLDGRLATVDEWLVIVPQLSRSNRTEASILGSVPLSLARRSRQAGKAVFGRISGVEHRTSAQRLINGPGSVDISVSPTTGVMLLYPVVESQNDADTSAAAPHGVADPSKVTMAFTLIPPKSAIDSTRQLLRFQAKDSSHARDVFVTTKSS; this is encoded by the coding sequence ATGACCGACCATCTGTTCAACCTGCACGGCGACGTCCTGGCGTCCTTGCGCCGGGGCCCGAAGGCATTCGCGAGGCTGGCCCTAGCGCACTCGGAGTCGGACGAACCGGCCGACATCGACCTCGGTCATTTCCGGGACCGGCTCGTCGCGGCCGGACCGGGTGACGAACTCGTCGCACTGTGGCACCGCACTCTGACCGCCTGGGACCTGGCGGAGCAGACGGACTGGTCCGATGCCCCGGCCCGTACGGACGCCCGGCGCACCGACATCCTCGACCGTCTCGGCTTCGGTGCGGACCTGCGCAAGGCGCTGGACGAGGCCGTACCGGTGTTCAAGGAGCCCGGGGCCACGGTCATCAGCAAGGAGTTCACGTCCTGGTACTCCAGGGACGCCGCGGCAGCACGCGCCTTCTACTGGAACTCCTACGAGCAGACACTGCGCGGCAAGGGCTGGTCGGACGCGGCCGTGTCGAGCCTGGACGAAGCCAGCCACGCCGTGGTCGAGCGCCTCTCCGATCCGACCCGTACCGAGGCGTACGGGTCCCGGGGCCTGGTCGTCGGATACGTGCAGTCGGGCAAGACGGCCAACTTCACGGGTGTGACGGCGAAGGCCATCGACGCGGGGTACCGCCTGGTCATCATCCTCGGCGGCACCCTGAACCTCCTGCGGGGCCAGACCCAGCGTCGCCTGGACATGGAACTGATCGGCCGGGAGAACATCCTGCGCGGGACCGACCCGGCGGACACGGACGCACTCATCGGCGTCGACTACCAGGACGACGAGGATTGGCCGGCGAAGTTCGTCAGCCATGGCGGCCGTCCGTCGACGCTGGGCTCGTTCGACATCGAGCGCCTCACGACGCGGGACAACGACTACAAGAGCCTGGAAACAGGCATCCGGGCCCTCGAATTCGACAAGCAGGACCGCACCCAGCCCCTGTACTCACCGGACAACCTGCATCACGCCGCCGCACGCGTGATGGTGGTGAAGAAGAACTCCTCGGTGCTGGCCAAGCTCATCAAGGACCTGAAGAAGATCGGTCCGATCCTCTCCGAGGTCCCGACACTGATCATCGATGACGAATCCGACCAGGCGTCGGTGAACACGACGGATCCCAAGAAGTGGGAGGACGGCAAGGTCGCCCGCAAGGCCATCAACGGCCAGATCACACAGCTCCTCGGCCTGCTTCCGCGCGCCCAGTACGTCGGCTACACGGCGACGCCCTTCGCCAACGTCTTCGTCGATCCGGGCGACGAGGAGGACATCTTCCCCAGAGACTTCCTGATCTCGCTCCCCAGGCCGACCGGCTACATGGGGGTTCAGGACTTCCACGATCTGGAGTCCGACGGCACGGCCGAGGAGACGCACGTACGCGGGATCTACGACGACACCGGAGACCGCCTCCAGGAAGCACTGGACGCCTTCGTCCTCACGGGAGCGCTGAAGCTGTACCGCGCGGACCGTGACGTGCCCGCAGGGCCGTTCCGCCACCACACCATGCTGGTCCACGAGTCCGTGCAACAGCGGGAACACGCGGCCCTCGCGCTGCGGATCAACTCGATGTGGCACCGGTCGGCATACACGGGCCAGGAGGGCCACGCACGCCTCTCCGCCCTCCTGGCATCCGATTTCCAGCGCTTCGCGGACGACGGCCTGCCGACCCCCATGTCGTACGACGACCTGAGGCCGTACGTCTCCCGGGCCCGCCAGTTGATCAACTCGGGCGGCGAACCCGTGATCATCGTCAACGGGGCCACCGAACGCGACTACGAACAGGCCGAGCTCGACTTCGACCGGACCCCGCACGTGTGGAAGATCCTGGTGGGAGGCACGAAGCTCTCCCGTGGCTTCACGATCGAGGGCCTCACGGTCACGTACTACCGCCGCCTCGCCCAGCAGGCCGACACCCTGATGCAGATGGGCCGCTGGTTCGGCTTCCGCCCCGGCTACCGCGACCTGGTCCGCCTCTACATCGGCCGCGAAGAACCGATGGGCAAGAAGAAGACCGTCGACCTCTACGAGGCCTTCGAGGCGATCTGCCGCGACGAGGAGACCTTCCGCGCCCAGCTCACCCGCTACGCGACCCTGGTGGACGGAAAGCCGCAGATCACCCCGGCCCAGATCCCGCCGCTGGTATCGCAGCACCTGTCCTGGCTCAAGCCGGCGGCCCGGAACAAGATGTTCAACGCGGAGCTGGTGGAGATCCGGTCGCCGGGGCAGCCAATTGAACCTGCCGCCTACCCCGCGGACGCAGCGGCAACCAGGCGTAACACCGAACGCTGGCGGCCTCTGCTTAACGCTCTCGGCTCAGCGCCTGTGACGCTCACGAACCCCTCGGACAATACGAGCTCACTCTCACGCAACTTTTCCGCTCTCACAGCGACCATCTCCCACGCTGAGCTTGTCTCCCTCTTGAGTGCGCTTGAGTGGGATCGGCCCGAACTCTTCCGGCCCCATCTCACCTACCTCGCGCAGCTCGACGGAAGGCTGGCCACTGTGGATGAATGGCTGGTCATCGTTCCCCAGCTGTCCCGATCGAACCGGACCGAAGCAAGCATCCTGGGTTCGGTCCCACTTTCGCTTGCACGTCGAAGTCGTCAGGCAGGAAAAGCGGTCTTCGGGCGCATCTCAGGTGTGGAGCACCGAACTTCAGCTCAGCGGCTCATCAATGGGCCAGGCAGCGTGGATATCTCGGTCAGCCCGACCACAGGAGTGATGCTGCTGTACCCAGTGGTAGAGAGCCAGAACGACGCGGACACCTCCGCAGCAGCACCCCATGGTGTAGCTGACCCGTCAAAGGTCACAATGGCCTTCACCCTGATTCCGCCGAAATCTGCCATCGACTCCACGCGGCAGCTCCTTCGCTTCCAGGCCAAGGACTCCAGCCACGCCCGGGACGTCTTCGTAACGACGAAATCCTCCTGA
- a CDS encoding ATP-binding protein, with protein MPPYQPSSDWQYEIPTTGSKRLPPAARYVESLAHQGYGFEAAIADLVDNSIDAGARNVVISFLRDEDRLVSLLVVDDGQGMNDEALDTAMTVGGRQEYGAKALGHFGAGLKAASLSHADSLTVISRTKRSPSTGRRWLTARAQADFTCDIVDPGYCQDLVDRYDGLIEWHGTIVRWDKVRAFDTITAGQADRYLDDAIEKLETHLGLHLHRFLADDAFNVDIVVEDVTTTEELDHRGVEPIDPFGYRLPGRAGYPRTYTAPVEGVGDVALTAHIWQPKSPLVSFRGIGPLAERQGFYIYRNDRLVQAGGWNSTRSPEGHLALARIAIDLPAEANDVFSLTVKKDGVTVTPAFARGLEQATDATGHTFGEYVQEAQTTYREAAKRVTEVTRDAVIPAGKGLDPKLRRTLRDELPELEGEEPITFRWASLAPDLFFELDRDVREIRLNKLYRTAFNGDRRGGLNDAPVVKSMLYLMVEEIFQKSRVRASRADKIALWNSVLVTAARCEMTR; from the coding sequence ATGCCGCCCTACCAGCCGTCCTCGGACTGGCAGTACGAGATCCCGACGACCGGCAGCAAGCGGCTGCCGCCCGCCGCGCGTTACGTCGAGTCGCTGGCGCACCAGGGATACGGTTTCGAGGCTGCGATCGCGGACCTCGTCGACAACTCCATCGACGCGGGCGCGCGCAACGTCGTCATCAGCTTCCTCCGGGACGAGGACCGGCTGGTCAGTCTCCTGGTCGTCGACGACGGACAGGGCATGAACGACGAGGCGCTCGACACCGCGATGACGGTGGGTGGGCGGCAGGAGTACGGGGCCAAGGCGCTGGGGCATTTCGGCGCGGGCCTCAAGGCGGCCTCGCTCTCGCACGCCGACTCCCTGACCGTGATCAGCCGCACCAAGCGCAGCCCGTCCACCGGCCGCCGGTGGCTGACGGCACGTGCCCAGGCCGACTTCACCTGCGACATCGTGGACCCCGGCTACTGCCAGGATCTCGTCGACCGGTACGACGGCCTGATCGAATGGCACGGCACGATCGTCCGCTGGGACAAGGTCCGGGCCTTCGACACGATCACCGCGGGGCAGGCCGACCGCTATCTCGACGACGCCATCGAGAAGCTGGAGACCCATCTCGGGCTCCACCTGCACCGCTTCCTGGCTGATGACGCGTTCAACGTCGACATCGTGGTCGAGGACGTCACGACCACGGAGGAGCTCGACCACCGCGGTGTGGAACCGATCGACCCCTTCGGCTACCGCCTGCCCGGCCGGGCGGGCTACCCGCGTACGTACACCGCTCCCGTCGAGGGGGTCGGCGACGTGGCACTGACCGCGCACATCTGGCAGCCGAAGTCCCCGTTGGTCAGCTTCCGCGGCATCGGACCGCTAGCGGAGCGGCAGGGCTTCTACATCTACCGCAACGACCGTCTCGTCCAGGCGGGCGGCTGGAACAGCACCCGCAGCCCGGAGGGTCACCTCGCGCTGGCCCGTATCGCGATCGATCTCCCGGCTGAGGCGAACGACGTCTTCAGCCTCACGGTCAAGAAGGACGGCGTGACGGTCACCCCGGCCTTCGCCCGAGGGCTGGAACAGGCGACGGACGCGACGGGCCACACGTTCGGCGAGTACGTCCAGGAGGCCCAGACGACGTACCGGGAGGCTGCCAAGCGGGTCACCGAAGTGACGCGCGACGCCGTCATCCCCGCCGGCAAGGGGCTGGACCCGAAGCTGCGGCGAACGCTGCGGGACGAACTGCCGGAACTGGAGGGGGAGGAACCGATCACCTTCCGCTGGGCGTCCCTGGCACCGGATCTGTTCTTCGAACTCGACCGCGACGTACGCGAGATCAGGCTCAACAAGCTGTACCGGACGGCGTTCAACGGTGACCGCAGGGGCGGACTCAACGACGCTCCGGTCGTCAAGAGCATGCTTTATCTGATGGTGGAGGAGATCTTCCAGAAGTCCCGGGTCCGCGCCTCGCGAGCCGACAAGATCGCTCTGTGGAACAGCGTCCTGGTGACAGCAGCGCGCTGCGAGATGACCCGCTGA
- a CDS encoding NaeI family type II restriction endonuclease, which yields MTLFDLPGPAQGVCDDPELMLVHQHLMTLDPDGSRFSRVLRDTIDQLLNGEATGRYDWKTLFKTEKTHAGTLVEINLQREFEFDDGIDMDYRIEGIDVDCKYSQKFGAWMIPPEAEGHLCLLVWADDYVSRWSAGLLRIEREWLNVGTNRDMKFTVKAEHRSRITWLWKDATLPENVLLHLDDATRTRILIPGKQKGQARVRELFRSVLGKRIGRGVVRTAAQQLDYMARVREGDKGRARPALRPEGIIILGDYHSHQAVARALGGPVPGEGEFVAHRVTRALPEHGDRPRAEIDGDLWVVAEPGEAVGTAPRLPEAQVGRGGY from the coding sequence GTGACTCTTTTTGACCTTCCGGGGCCGGCACAGGGCGTCTGCGACGACCCTGAACTGATGCTGGTCCACCAACACCTCATGACGCTCGACCCGGATGGCTCACGCTTCTCCCGGGTACTGCGGGACACTATCGACCAGCTGCTAAATGGTGAGGCCACGGGCAGGTACGACTGGAAAACGCTGTTCAAAACTGAGAAGACCCACGCCGGCACACTCGTTGAGATCAACCTGCAGCGCGAGTTCGAGTTCGATGACGGCATCGACATGGACTATCGCATCGAAGGAATCGACGTCGACTGCAAGTACTCCCAGAAATTCGGCGCCTGGATGATTCCACCGGAAGCAGAAGGGCACTTGTGCTTGCTCGTCTGGGCTGACGACTACGTGAGTCGCTGGAGTGCTGGACTGCTACGCATAGAGCGCGAATGGCTCAACGTGGGCACGAACAGAGACATGAAGTTTACGGTCAAGGCGGAGCACCGCAGCAGGATTACCTGGCTCTGGAAGGATGCGACGCTCCCAGAAAACGTCCTTCTCCATCTCGACGATGCCACGCGAACACGCATCCTGATCCCGGGGAAGCAGAAGGGGCAAGCTCGCGTCCGTGAGCTCTTCCGCTCCGTGCTCGGCAAGCGGATCGGACGCGGTGTCGTGCGCACTGCTGCTCAGCAGCTGGACTACATGGCACGTGTCCGCGAAGGAGACAAGGGACGCGCTCGCCCAGCGCTGCGCCCAGAGGGCATCATCATCCTCGGTGACTACCACTCTCACCAAGCAGTAGCCCGCGCACTCGGAGGCCCCGTCCCAGGAGAAGGTGAGTTCGTTGCCCATCGTGTCACTCGAGCTCTCCCTGAACACGGCGATCGCCCGCGAGCAGAAATCGACGGAGATCTCTGGGTTGTAGCTGAGCCCGGCGAGGCTGTCGGCACGGCGCCACGGCTCCCGGAGGCGCAAGTCGGCCGAGGGGGCTACTGA
- a CDS encoding DEAD/DEAH box helicase yields MTVSGEPSLRLSFHETRTKVILRAQSESHEQLVRLAARFGSGSQRGALAAEVDLEDFLSHLAFLSQWHDPAGVSFSPDLKALAEGSVKDSQAVDSRLAAGRQGLEFSETVTPVDVPGRLGTAWRAPLAEFQTRDIAKLLSLTHGANFSVPGAGKTRAAMAVYAALRHAGKVRRLLVVSPKSAYEAWQDESEHCFTAPLTVRVFERRPSTDVELLLVNYERLSRYQKDLADWLSAAPALMVLDEAHRMKLGVRGTYGTACMALGPLARHRLILTGTPAPNGVKDLESLLSFVWPGHGRRAVDKAVAGGDLAHASKILRPLFTRTTKNELDLPPADVRVHYVDLPPAHRELYSALRKRPHGATNAEQDEFSRLGKVLVYLIMASTSPKLLDKGADRYDPLPFIFPPYEPPRDGSLRDLMRDLPHYEMSPKYEAVLRTVAENARLGRKTLVWSTFVRNLTTLGIALEKFHPAVVHGGSIDRDEQIRRFRQDPDCMVMLSNPATLGEGISLHHVCHDAVYLDRDFSAGRFLQSLDRIHRLGLKTGTETRITVLIARGTIDEEIHNRLGKKLDFMGKILDDPSVQELADPDEEVAPWGMDIKDLRALLEHLDDPKI; encoded by the coding sequence ATGACAGTTTCCGGCGAACCCTCGCTGCGACTCAGTTTCCACGAGACCCGCACCAAGGTCATCTTGAGGGCACAATCCGAAAGCCACGAGCAACTGGTGCGGTTGGCCGCCCGGTTCGGCAGTGGCAGCCAACGGGGGGCGCTGGCTGCTGAGGTTGACCTTGAGGACTTCCTCTCCCATCTAGCATTTCTTAGCCAGTGGCATGATCCTGCTGGGGTGTCCTTTTCTCCCGACCTGAAGGCCCTTGCGGAAGGGTCGGTAAAGGACTCGCAGGCAGTCGACTCTCGACTGGCAGCAGGGCGCCAAGGACTGGAATTTTCCGAGACGGTTACCCCCGTCGATGTACCAGGCCGGCTGGGGACCGCATGGAGGGCACCGCTGGCTGAGTTCCAAACTCGCGATATCGCCAAGCTGCTGTCACTCACGCATGGCGCGAACTTCAGCGTGCCCGGCGCGGGCAAGACCAGGGCAGCAATGGCTGTCTATGCGGCGCTTCGTCATGCTGGCAAGGTCAGACGCTTGCTCGTCGTCAGCCCCAAGTCCGCGTACGAAGCATGGCAGGACGAGAGCGAACACTGCTTCACAGCACCGCTGACAGTCCGCGTCTTCGAGCGGCGCCCCAGTACCGACGTTGAATTGCTGTTGGTCAACTACGAACGGCTGAGCCGCTACCAGAAGGATCTGGCGGACTGGCTGAGCGCTGCGCCGGCCTTGATGGTCCTGGACGAGGCCCACAGGATGAAGCTGGGAGTCCGAGGAACGTACGGCACAGCTTGCATGGCACTCGGTCCATTGGCGCGTCACCGTCTGATCCTCACGGGAACGCCCGCCCCAAATGGCGTCAAGGATCTGGAGAGCTTGCTCTCTTTTGTGTGGCCGGGACACGGCCGACGAGCTGTGGACAAGGCGGTGGCAGGTGGCGACCTGGCCCACGCGAGTAAGATCCTTCGCCCTCTGTTTACGAGGACGACGAAGAACGAACTTGACCTTCCTCCTGCAGATGTGCGAGTTCACTACGTCGATCTTCCACCCGCCCACCGGGAGTTGTACTCAGCTCTGCGTAAAAGGCCGCACGGTGCAACGAATGCGGAACAGGATGAGTTCTCGAGACTGGGTAAGGTTCTTGTCTACCTGATCATGGCCAGCACCAGCCCAAAGCTGCTGGACAAGGGTGCTGACCGTTACGATCCCCTCCCCTTCATTTTCCCTCCGTATGAACCGCCACGTGACGGATCTCTACGGGACCTCATGCGGGACCTGCCACACTATGAGATGTCACCTAAGTACGAGGCTGTGCTTCGAACTGTTGCAGAGAACGCGCGGCTGGGGCGCAAGACGCTGGTCTGGTCAACATTCGTCCGCAACCTGACCACGCTGGGGATCGCACTGGAAAAATTCCATCCGGCGGTCGTGCATGGCGGAAGCATCGATCGGGATGAGCAGATCAGAAGGTTCCGGCAGGATCCTGATTGCATGGTGATGCTTTCGAACCCTGCAACGCTTGGGGAAGGTATTAGCCTTCACCACGTATGCCACGATGCCGTGTACCTAGACCGTGACTTTTCGGCCGGCAGGTTCCTGCAGAGCTTGGACCGCATCCATCGCCTTGGGCTGAAGACCGGCACGGAAACCCGTATCACGGTCCTGATCGCAAGAGGAACAATCGACGAGGAAATCCACAACCGCCTCGGGAAGAAACTGGATTTCATGGGAAAGATCCTGGATGACCCATCAGTGCAGGAGCTGGCAGATCCAGACGAAGAAGTGGCACCGTGGGGGATGGATATCAAAGACCTCCGAGCCCTCCTAGAGCACCTGGATGACCCCAAAATATGA
- a CDS encoding transcriptional regulator encodes MLKFSPPPKAARNADFIARRLKEAIEGDGPRESVTVEWNGRPLHVGVINMPLRDVYYNPATHRIRAQRDHDPVLAKTLESDPWLEESQEYLNRLLVGRPTSPEDPDPDFIALMNSLGEVDQQEPGLITHEGILVNGNTRAAALRKLKKTSIRVGVLPPSFTWEDINAVELALQLRPDARRDYSYINRLLAMEEQELLGRAAEDIAKEFHILLKTFKQERWILGVIQEMIDRSRTKDGSQLSLTDFEGHQENLKELHRNYLKEEASSQEIAEQVKENRVAAIILDFAKTKTRLIDGRFQKNYLKDAIPHSFNKDYPQADAGISIPGLSVSVAPPSLPVSQARAFTDEILQAQSLSSGRHTSAETKETAQRTLISMKKTMRRALDAADRDDRLKKVQQTTAERLDDASAAINQSVSDLARAFATSSLDEESFDSALLRLKESVLKLARQANRGIREPGDGMTWLIKASEERT; translated from the coding sequence ATGCTGAAGTTCAGTCCTCCTCCGAAGGCTGCGAGAAACGCCGATTTCATCGCTCGTCGACTCAAAGAGGCCATTGAGGGAGACGGGCCACGCGAGTCAGTAACCGTGGAATGGAACGGGCGACCGCTCCATGTAGGCGTGATCAACATGCCTTTGCGAGACGTCTACTACAATCCTGCGACTCACCGAATCAGGGCGCAACGCGATCACGATCCTGTGCTTGCAAAAACTTTGGAGTCGGACCCCTGGCTGGAAGAAAGCCAAGAATACCTCAACCGCCTATTGGTCGGCAGGCCGACTAGCCCCGAGGATCCTGACCCGGATTTCATTGCTCTGATGAATAGTCTCGGCGAGGTTGATCAACAAGAGCCCGGGTTGATCACGCACGAGGGAATTCTGGTAAACGGAAACACCCGGGCCGCCGCATTGAGGAAACTGAAGAAAACCTCAATTCGCGTCGGGGTACTCCCCCCTTCATTCACCTGGGAGGACATCAATGCAGTCGAGCTTGCATTGCAGCTTCGCCCAGATGCACGGCGAGACTACTCATACATCAACCGCTTGCTGGCAATGGAAGAGCAGGAGCTACTGGGACGGGCAGCAGAAGATATCGCCAAAGAATTCCACATCTTGCTGAAAACTTTCAAGCAGGAGCGTTGGATTCTTGGAGTAATCCAAGAGATGATTGATCGAAGCCGAACAAAGGACGGTTCACAGCTAAGCCTGACGGATTTCGAGGGACACCAAGAGAACCTTAAGGAATTGCATCGAAATTACCTCAAGGAGGAGGCCTCCAGCCAGGAAATCGCCGAACAGGTGAAAGAGAATAGGGTCGCGGCGATTATCCTCGACTTCGCCAAAACCAAGACACGACTAATCGATGGCAGGTTTCAAAAAAATTACCTCAAGGACGCAATTCCTCATAGCTTTAACAAAGATTACCCACAAGCAGATGCAGGGATTTCAATCCCAGGACTCAGCGTTTCTGTGGCCCCGCCTTCCCTACCTGTCAGCCAGGCTCGGGCATTCACAGATGAAATCCTTCAGGCTCAGTCTCTTAGTTCCGGACGTCACACTTCCGCAGAAACCAAGGAAACAGCCCAGCGCACCCTGATCTCGATGAAAAAGACGATGCGAAGGGCGCTAGACGCGGCCGATCGTGATGACCGGCTGAAGAAGGTACAGCAGACCACCGCGGAACGTTTGGACGACGCCAGTGCCGCCATCAACCAAAGCGTTAGCGACTTGGCGCGCGCGTTCGCGACCAGCAGCCTGGATGAGGAGAGCTTCGACAGCGCACTGCTCCGTCTCAAGGAGAGCGTTCTGAAACTGGCGCGGCAGGCCAACCGCGGGATCCGTGAGCCCGGCGACGGCATGACGTGGCTCATCAAGGCCAGTGAGGAACGGACATGA